Proteins encoded together in one Mycobacterium simiae window:
- a CDS encoding alpha/beta fold hydrolase encodes MTEFSTRYHTVSIDGLDVFYREAGDRSKPTLLLLHGFPSSSHMFRNLIDSLADAFHLVAPDHIGFGRSAMPSVNQFTYSFDRLTEITEKLITRLGLERFAIYIHDYGAPIGLRIASSQPERITAIITQSGNAYLEGFTPFWDRLFAHAKDRAANEDSVREYFTLKTTHWQYTHGVPADRLDRIAPETWLLDQAGLDRKGNDAIQLQLFWDYQFNLDGYPKFQEYFRTHQPPLLVTWGKNDEIFGAPGAEAFRRDLPNGEFHLLDTGHFALETHGEEISGYIRDFLGRL; translated from the coding sequence ATGACCGAGTTCAGCACCCGCTACCACACTGTATCCATCGACGGCCTCGACGTCTTCTACCGTGAAGCCGGCGACAGGTCCAAGCCCACATTGCTTCTGCTGCACGGCTTTCCGTCCAGTTCGCACATGTTCCGCAATCTGATCGACTCTTTGGCCGATGCCTTCCACCTGGTCGCGCCCGACCACATCGGTTTCGGGCGTTCCGCGATGCCGTCGGTCAACCAATTCACCTACAGCTTCGACCGGCTCACCGAGATCACCGAAAAGCTCATCACGCGCCTGGGGCTGGAACGCTTCGCCATCTACATCCATGACTATGGCGCGCCCATCGGGCTGCGTATCGCAAGCAGCCAGCCGGAACGCATCACCGCAATCATCACCCAGAGCGGCAACGCCTACCTGGAAGGGTTCACCCCCTTCTGGGACCGGCTGTTCGCCCACGCCAAAGACCGCGCAGCGAACGAAGACTCGGTGCGCGAATACTTCACCCTCAAGACGACGCACTGGCAGTACACCCACGGCGTGCCGGCCGATCGGCTCGACCGCATTGCCCCGGAGACCTGGCTACTCGACCAGGCAGGCCTGGACCGAAAGGGCAATGACGCCATCCAGCTGCAGTTGTTCTGGGACTACCAGTTCAATCTCGACGGTTACCCCAAGTTCCAGGAGTACTTCCGCACTCACCAGCCACCGCTGCTGGTGACCTGGGGCAAGAACGACGAAATATTCGGTGCGCCCGGGGCGGAAGCGTTTCGTCGTGACCTGCCCAACGGCGAATTTCACCTGCTCGACACCGGGCATTTCGCACTCGAGACACACGGGGAAGAGATCAGTGGCTACATCCGCGACTTCCTCGGCCGGTTGTAG
- a CDS encoding cysteine hydrolase — MTPLKYDPSITAVVMIDPQNDVLSPTGKSWDAVQDSVVENGTVEHLVAVCSAAKTGEFPVFVSPHYFYPTDHDWLFNGPLESDELHDNTFARSGALSLDGFAGSGADWLDRLRPFIEDPTTVVASPHKVWGPQTNDLVLQLRKRAITNVILCGMLANMCVESHLRDLLEQGFQVTVVRDATAGPRHPTRGDGYQAALVNYAFLAHEVVYTKEVVAAMKSPRR, encoded by the coding sequence ATGACACCACTGAAATATGACCCGTCGATCACTGCCGTCGTCATGATCGACCCGCAGAATGACGTCCTGAGCCCAACGGGTAAAAGCTGGGATGCGGTGCAGGACAGCGTTGTCGAGAATGGAACGGTCGAGCATCTGGTCGCTGTCTGCTCGGCGGCGAAGACTGGCGAATTTCCTGTTTTCGTCTCGCCGCACTACTTCTATCCCACCGACCACGACTGGCTGTTCAACGGTCCGCTGGAATCGGACGAATTGCACGACAACACATTTGCGCGCAGTGGAGCATTGTCGTTGGATGGCTTCGCCGGTTCGGGTGCCGATTGGCTCGATCGGCTCCGCCCTTTCATCGAGGATCCGACGACCGTCGTGGCCAGCCCCCATAAGGTGTGGGGCCCGCAGACCAATGACCTGGTTCTGCAGCTTCGGAAACGCGCCATTACCAACGTCATTCTGTGCGGCATGCTCGCCAACATGTGCGTCGAGTCTCACCTTCGGGATCTGCTCGAGCAGGGGTTCCAGGTGACTGTCGTGCGTGATGCCACCGCGGGTCCCCGGCATCCGACCCGCGGCGACGGCTATCAGGCGGCACTGGTGAACTATGCCTTCCTGGCGCACGAGGTGGTGTACACCAAAGAGGTCGTTGCGGCAATGAAGTCGCCACGTAGGTAA
- a CDS encoding MOSC and FAD-binding oxidoreductase domain-containing protein, giving the protein MAKLVSVNVGKPKDVSWQGRTVHTGIWKAPVAGPRMVRRLNIDGDGQGDLDGHGGENRAVLVYQVASYDHWAAELGRDDLKPGAFGENFTVDGLPDDEVCIGDRYRIGQVVVEVTQPRVTCYRVGIRIGEPRMPALLVSHRRPGFYCRVLTEGEVEAGQVIEKIAAGPEGVTVAEIDALLYLPGHPRDALQRAQRIPALSPGWKRSLQQLLDQGPGTAETTGNSGLTGTNVPPPAWPGFRGLRVTATHDESQSVRSVSLGDVAGAPLPQWLPGQSITVRLPAGPNGESLIRNYSLSNEPGAGTYRISVKREPRGTVSSYIHSHIRPGDILDVAAPRGSFYLDDGQEPLVLLSAGVGVTPVLSMLHMLVKTGSKRPVWWVHGARDGEEHPFAAEARELLEALPNGQSHVFYSRPAATDRRGVDYDEPGRVTVDQLRALALPGNVQAFVCGPDLFMDQMGEALAACGIDPAHVHTEKFGARAALTPGIAATAAKAPHVPEGPVGPGPEIQFARSALAAQWAPSYGSLLDFAEACDVPTRWSCRTGVCHNCETALLAGQVRYTLDPLEPPAQGNVLLCVSTPSDNVVLDL; this is encoded by the coding sequence ATGGCGAAACTGGTGTCGGTCAACGTAGGCAAGCCGAAAGATGTTTCTTGGCAGGGGCGCACAGTCCACACCGGGATCTGGAAAGCCCCGGTAGCCGGACCCCGCATGGTTCGCCGACTCAACATCGACGGCGACGGCCAAGGCGATTTGGACGGCCATGGTGGAGAAAACCGCGCCGTGCTGGTGTATCAAGTCGCCTCCTATGACCACTGGGCCGCCGAACTTGGCCGCGACGACCTGAAACCGGGTGCGTTCGGGGAAAACTTCACCGTCGACGGACTCCCCGACGACGAGGTGTGCATCGGAGATCGCTACCGCATCGGTCAGGTCGTCGTGGAAGTCACCCAACCGCGGGTCACGTGTTATCGCGTCGGTATCCGGATCGGTGAGCCACGCATGCCGGCGCTGCTCGTTTCGCATCGGCGCCCGGGTTTCTACTGCCGCGTGCTCACCGAAGGTGAAGTCGAGGCCGGCCAGGTCATCGAGAAGATCGCCGCCGGACCCGAAGGGGTCACCGTGGCCGAAATCGACGCGCTGCTCTACCTGCCGGGCCATCCGCGCGACGCACTGCAGCGCGCGCAACGCATTCCGGCGCTGAGTCCCGGATGGAAGCGGTCGCTGCAGCAGCTACTGGATCAAGGCCCGGGCACGGCCGAGACGACCGGCAACAGCGGCCTGACGGGCACCAACGTGCCGCCGCCGGCTTGGCCGGGCTTCCGGGGACTGCGCGTGACCGCCACGCACGACGAAAGCCAGAGCGTGCGCTCCGTTTCGCTGGGTGACGTGGCAGGCGCGCCGCTGCCGCAGTGGTTGCCCGGCCAGTCGATCACGGTGCGCCTTCCGGCCGGACCCAACGGGGAATCCCTCATCCGCAACTACTCATTGTCGAACGAGCCCGGCGCCGGCACGTATCGAATCAGCGTCAAACGTGAGCCCCGTGGCACCGTCAGCTCGTACATCCACAGCCACATCCGGCCTGGCGATATCCTCGACGTCGCGGCCCCGCGCGGCAGTTTCTATCTCGATGACGGCCAAGAACCACTGGTCCTGTTGTCTGCGGGAGTCGGTGTGACGCCGGTGCTTTCGATGCTGCACATGCTGGTGAAGACCGGATCGAAACGACCCGTCTGGTGGGTGCACGGGGCGCGCGACGGCGAGGAACACCCATTCGCCGCGGAAGCCCGAGAGCTGCTCGAAGCGTTGCCCAACGGGCAGTCACACGTCTTCTACAGTCGCCCGGCGGCCACCGACCGCCGGGGCGTCGACTATGACGAACCGGGCCGGGTCACCGTCGACCAGCTCCGCGCCCTGGCGCTGCCGGGCAATGTGCAGGCATTCGTGTGTGGCCCCGACCTGTTCATGGACCAGATGGGCGAGGCGCTCGCGGCATGCGGTATCGACCCGGCGCATGTTCATACCGAGAAATTCGGTGCCCGGGCCGCCCTCACACCCGGTATCGCCGCTACGGCTGCGAAGGCACCGCATGTACCGGAAGGGCCGGTGGGACCGGGACCCGAAATTCAATTCGCGCGCAGCGCGTTGGCGGCGCAATGGGCGCCCAGCTACGGAAGCCTGCTCGACTTCGCCGAAGCCTGCGACGTACCAACCCGATGGTCCTGTCGCACCGGCGTCTGCCACAACTGCGAAACTGCGCTGTTAGCCGGGCAGGTCCGGTATACCCTCGACCCCCTCGAACCGCCTGCCCAGGGCAACGTCCTCCTGTGTGTTTCGACGCCGTCGGACAACGTGGTACTGGATCTCTGA
- a CDS encoding TetR/AcrR family transcriptional regulator: MKDTADRLMDLAEAHISDSGYNGYSFRDLAAEAGIKSSSVHHHFPTKAALTVAVMHRYTDNVLAAVAKATAEGADVVSAYLSVFRNVLQTTGRMCMGGALGAETGGLPPEVAQASRDFFRRVTDDIAERLTGADRSARALQIFATLEGAMILARALGDTDVFDQATASLA; the protein is encoded by the coding sequence ATGAAGGACACTGCCGACCGTTTGATGGATCTAGCCGAAGCACACATCAGCGACTCCGGCTACAACGGCTACAGCTTCCGCGACCTGGCGGCTGAGGCCGGTATCAAGAGCTCCAGTGTCCACCACCACTTCCCAACCAAGGCGGCGCTGACGGTCGCCGTGATGCACCGGTACACCGACAATGTGCTCGCGGCGGTGGCCAAGGCCACGGCTGAAGGTGCGGATGTCGTCTCGGCTTACCTCTCGGTGTTCCGGAACGTGTTGCAAACAACGGGACGCATGTGCATGGGCGGAGCACTCGGCGCCGAAACCGGCGGTCTCCCGCCTGAGGTTGCCCAAGCATCACGCGACTTCTTCAGACGCGTGACCGATGACATCGCGGAACGACTCACGGGAGCGGATCGCAGCGCGCGCGCTCTGCAAATCTTCGCAACCCTGGAAGGCGCAATGATCCTCGCGCGCGCCCTTGGCGATACCGACGTATTCGACCAGGCGACCGCGTCGTTGGCTTGA
- a CDS encoding pyridoxamine 5'-phosphate oxidase family protein, with protein sequence MSKHYGTIAFTDDVRAVQHVHGSDVFYDRKRVVGKASPGPDPLTAVEQDYLAHRDSFYLATVSETGWPYVQFRGGPTGFLRVLNENTVGWADFRGNLQYISTGNLAGQNRVAIIAVDYPHRRRLKIFGHARVVTVEQDAQLASSLADPEYDAAVERAVLVDVEAFDWNCPQHITPKYTVAELEPVLAALRDQLAALQAENADLRDKIRASS encoded by the coding sequence ATGAGCAAGCACTACGGGACCATCGCGTTCACCGACGACGTGCGTGCCGTGCAGCACGTCCACGGCAGTGATGTTTTCTACGACCGCAAGCGGGTGGTCGGAAAGGCGTCGCCCGGGCCCGACCCGCTGACAGCGGTCGAGCAGGACTACCTCGCTCACCGTGACAGCTTCTATCTGGCTACCGTCAGCGAAACGGGCTGGCCCTATGTCCAATTCCGCGGCGGGCCAACCGGTTTCCTTCGTGTCCTGAACGAAAACACAGTCGGGTGGGCAGACTTTCGCGGCAACCTGCAGTACATCAGCACCGGCAACCTAGCCGGTCAGAATCGCGTCGCCATCATCGCCGTCGATTACCCGCACCGGCGGCGCCTCAAGATCTTCGGCCACGCTCGGGTCGTCACCGTCGAGCAAGACGCTCAATTGGCCTCATCCCTGGCGGATCCTGAGTATGACGCTGCCGTGGAACGCGCCGTCCTCGTCGACGTCGAGGCATTCGACTGGAATTGCCCGCAGCACATCACTCCCAAGTACACCGTCGCCGAGCTCGAACCGGTGCTGGCGGCGCTGCGGGATCAGTTGGCGGCGCTGCAAGCCGAAAATGCCGACCTGCGCGACAAGATCCGCGCGTCGTCGTGA
- a CDS encoding PPE family protein, SVP subgroup gives MDFAALPPEVNSARIYAGPGAGPMLCAATAWDALATELYSAATDYSSAVTGLTAGPWRGPAAQAMAATVTIHIAWLTETAGLAELTAGQARSAARAFGTVFAMTVPPQVIAANRSLWASLVAGNVFGQNTPAIATADAQYAEMWAQDVTAMYDYAAASARASTLTPFASPPATKGAGTLARQTIALPATGTASPTTGLASVLQNLGLSSPLNYLSPANTAMGATGLVNAYAASESSSQARNEIMRVGYEISGTEDQILGRMDQVGVPRLGTDTTGGPATVSAVKGMAGTVGGLSVPPAWTAAPALHARVIPLSAAPLGAAEDALAVGRESLLDRLAVMATTTAGCRGAGARPKPSSVPAGARHEMRPQGGRSGSFATLAADLYELARLHELGILTHEEFARQKRRLLGE, from the coding sequence ATGGATTTCGCGGCTTTGCCGCCGGAAGTCAACTCCGCGCGCATCTATGCCGGTCCCGGTGCGGGGCCCATGCTCTGCGCCGCGACGGCGTGGGATGCGCTCGCCACGGAATTGTATTCCGCGGCAACTGATTACTCCTCAGCCGTGACCGGCCTTACCGCCGGCCCATGGCGTGGGCCGGCCGCACAGGCGATGGCCGCCACGGTCACGATCCACATCGCGTGGTTGACCGAGACTGCGGGGCTGGCCGAGCTAACCGCGGGCCAAGCCAGGTCGGCGGCGAGGGCCTTCGGCACGGTCTTCGCAATGACGGTGCCGCCGCAGGTCATCGCGGCCAATCGCAGTCTGTGGGCGTCTTTGGTGGCGGGCAATGTATTCGGTCAAAATACGCCGGCGATCGCGACTGCCGACGCGCAGTACGCCGAGATGTGGGCGCAGGATGTCACGGCGATGTATGACTATGCCGCGGCGTCGGCGCGGGCATCGACGTTGACACCCTTCGCCTCACCTCCCGCCACGAAAGGCGCGGGCACGTTGGCACGACAGACCATCGCGCTTCCCGCTACCGGCACCGCCAGTCCCACCACGGGATTGGCATCTGTGCTGCAGAATCTCGGCTTGTCGTCGCCGCTGAATTATTTGTCCCCCGCCAACACTGCCATGGGCGCCACCGGCTTGGTGAACGCTTACGCGGCTTCCGAATCGTCGTCACAGGCCAGGAACGAAATCATGAGGGTCGGGTACGAGATCTCCGGCACCGAAGACCAGATTCTGGGGCGCATGGATCAAGTGGGGGTGCCGCGCCTGGGCACCGACACCACCGGCGGGCCGGCTACGGTGTCGGCGGTAAAGGGCATGGCGGGTACGGTCGGCGGCTTGTCCGTCCCCCCGGCGTGGACCGCAGCGCCCGCATTGCACGCCAGGGTGATTCCCCTGTCGGCCGCGCCGCTGGGCGCGGCCGAGGATGCGTTGGCGGTGGGACGGGAGAGCCTCCTGGACCGCTTGGCCGTGATGGCCACGACCACAGCAGGATGTAGGGGTGCCGGCGCGCGCCCGAAGCCGAGCAGTGTGCCGGCGGGGGCTCGCCACGAGATGCGGCCTCAGGGCGGCCGGTCGGGGTCGTTCGCGACCTTGGCGGCTGATCTCTACGAACTGGCAAGGCTTCACGAACTGGGCATCCTGACCCACGAGGAGTTCGCCCGGCAGAAGCGCCGGCTGCTTGGCGAGTAG
- a CDS encoding MBL fold metallo-hydrolase, with translation MTSLTLPGGDTADFTEGDVYFIGNATTLIRFGGLTILTDPAFLHKGEHVDLGHGIWARREVEPACQIADLPPIDLIVLSHYHGDHFDDVAARELDKTLPIVSTADAVDKLKALGFEQGNALDTWESLQVHKGEMTLTITAMPAKHAADDAVEELLMPVNGHLLDFSRNGEKLYRLYITGDTMLVDSLADIPRRYPNIDLGLIHTGGTTFLVTVVTMTGQQAVRAVEITKPRTAIPIHYNDFSVFLSGLDDFQRAAESSSAATEFVYLAHGENYTFRPCN, from the coding sequence ATGACATCGTTGACACTGCCGGGTGGCGACACAGCGGATTTCACCGAGGGCGATGTCTACTTCATCGGCAATGCCACCACGCTGATCCGTTTCGGCGGGCTGACGATTCTGACCGATCCGGCCTTCCTGCACAAGGGCGAGCACGTCGACCTGGGGCACGGCATCTGGGCCCGGCGCGAGGTCGAGCCCGCCTGTCAAATCGCCGATCTGCCGCCGATCGATCTGATTGTGCTGTCGCACTACCACGGCGATCATTTCGACGATGTCGCTGCCCGGGAGCTCGATAAGACGCTACCCATTGTCTCGACGGCCGACGCGGTGGACAAGCTGAAGGCGCTCGGCTTCGAGCAAGGCAATGCTCTCGACACCTGGGAATCGTTGCAGGTTCACAAAGGCGAAATGACACTGACCATCACCGCAATGCCGGCCAAACACGCCGCCGACGATGCGGTCGAGGAACTCCTCATGCCGGTCAACGGGCACCTGCTCGACTTCAGCAGGAACGGCGAGAAGCTGTACCGGTTGTACATCACGGGCGACACCATGCTCGTCGATAGCCTGGCGGACATCCCACGCCGGTACCCCAACATCGACCTTGGCCTGATTCACACCGGTGGCACAACATTTCTCGTCACGGTCGTCACGATGACGGGGCAGCAAGCGGTGCGGGCGGTGGAGATCACCAAACCACGTACCGCGATCCCGATCCACTACAACGACTTCTCGGTGTTCTTGTCGGGGCTCGATGACTTCCAGAGGGCCGCCGAGTCATCCAGTGCCGCAACAGAATTCGTCTACCTCGCGCACGGCGAAAATTACACCTTCAGGCCCTGCAACTGA
- a CDS encoding LysR family transcriptional regulator translates to MELRQLEAFVAVATELHFGRAARKLHMGQPTVSDLIRRLEREMGAQLMTRTTRRVALTSAGSELLGRAKVILDEVGSACAAVHRLSKGQAGTVRLGITPPVAPVLAPHLATALEKAAPDVNLVARRLWLPDLGRAIADGSVDVAITCGSFEEPPGVVGEMFCGEPLMVALRPEHPLAQRDAVALDDLAGERLGIHSAALFPAWARAHQQALEEAAVSPATVELADTDLFARCWPAQREVDWIMTTASMAAVGLTTPTRPVCPAQVIPYTLQWNPSRAANAAVGRFVHLALTANVPAGWVTLPDHLRHQR, encoded by the coding sequence GTGGAGTTGCGCCAGCTGGAAGCCTTCGTGGCGGTCGCAACCGAGCTGCACTTCGGACGAGCCGCCCGGAAGCTGCACATGGGCCAGCCGACCGTGAGCGACCTGATTCGGCGTTTGGAGCGCGAGATGGGCGCGCAGCTGATGACCCGCACCACCCGGCGGGTGGCCCTGACCAGCGCCGGGAGTGAACTCCTGGGTCGTGCGAAAGTCATTCTCGACGAGGTGGGGTCGGCCTGCGCGGCAGTGCACCGGCTCTCCAAGGGCCAGGCCGGCACGGTCCGCCTCGGTATCACTCCCCCGGTTGCGCCGGTATTGGCGCCCCACCTCGCCACGGCACTGGAGAAGGCGGCACCGGACGTCAACCTGGTTGCTCGACGGTTGTGGTTACCAGACCTTGGGCGAGCGATAGCCGACGGCTCGGTCGACGTCGCAATCACCTGCGGTTCGTTCGAGGAACCGCCTGGCGTCGTCGGGGAAATGTTCTGCGGCGAGCCGTTGATGGTGGCGCTGCGGCCGGAGCATCCGCTCGCCCAGCGGGATGCGGTCGCGCTGGACGACCTTGCCGGCGAGCGGCTCGGCATCCACAGTGCGGCGCTTTTTCCGGCCTGGGCACGGGCGCATCAGCAGGCACTCGAAGAGGCGGCGGTGTCGCCGGCAACGGTTGAGCTCGCGGACACCGATTTGTTCGCCCGGTGCTGGCCAGCGCAGCGCGAGGTTGATTGGATCATGACCACCGCATCGATGGCCGCGGTCGGATTGACCACTCCCACGCGTCCGGTGTGTCCCGCCCAAGTCATTCCGTACACGTTGCAGTGGAACCCCAGTCGAGCCGCCAACGCGGCGGTGGGTCGATTCGTGCACCTGGCGCTCACCGCTAACGTCCCGGCGGGCTGGGTCACCCTGCCGGATCACCTGCGCCACCAACGCTGA